One genomic window of Pecten maximus chromosome 3, xPecMax1.1, whole genome shotgun sequence includes the following:
- the LOC117324302 gene encoding uncharacterized protein LOC117324302 gives MSKEGLIRKVLAVVAVLGAINLFVFLVSWKRLNTKPQCSFTSFLQMSANFISSNGRRSVAEHLPDSCSRSFLDQEESSINNFRKAIRDLIHECNSRRLLLSPHREISNQPILTLFTSWKDEKHVQEVHKKTLANWSRFLPKFNLVMFTNDSVVSAQAKDYGWTTYPIMHHAAGGAPVLKTMFQTVISNINSTFYGYANSDILFTDALSDSLYLIAEKFKSPTSVFISGIRTNVMNVSLKEAASFPNIAAAATVRGKLFEIHSADYFLTTKWFPWADIPPLVIGRRAYDNYIISHARKIKATVIDATETIPAIHQTTAKGNQEGITRPDADYNDHYLVRLGITPKYESGFVTCAEWKLYESLCGDIDIIHRQSLPKYCVQ, from the coding sequence ATGTCAAAAGAAGGATTGATACGGAAGGTTTTGGCGGTCGTAGCGGTACTTGGAGCGATTAATCTGTTTGTATTCCTTGTATCATGGAAAAGACTAAACACAAAACCTCAATGTTCATTTACTAGTTTTCTACAAATGTCTGCGAATTTCATCTCTAGTAATGGTCGACGCTCTGTAGCTGAACATCTACCAGATTCCTGTTCTCGCTCATTTCTAGACCAGGAGGAATCTTCTATCAACAACTTCCGTAAAGCCATCAGAGATTTGATTCACGAATGCAATTCAAGGAGGCTATTGTTATCGCCACATCGGGAAATCTCAAACCAGCCAATTCTCACATTATTTACGTCATGGAAAGACGAAAAACATGTGCAAGAagttcataaaaaaacattagCGAACTGGAGCAGATTTTTACCAAAGTTTAACCTGGTTATGTTTACAAATGATAGTGTTGTGTCGGCTCAAGCAAAGGATTATGGGTGGACAACGTATCCTATCATGCATCACGCCGCTGGTGGCGCCCCGGTCTTAAAGACCATGTTTCAGACTGTCATATCTAACATAAACTCAACATTTTATGGCTATGCCAATAGCGATATCTTATTTACAGATGCATTATCGGATTCCCTTTATTTGATTGCAGAGAAATTCAAATCTCCGACATCTGTGTTTATATCCGGTATCAGGACAAATGTAATGAATGTATCCCTAAAAGAAGCTGCGTCATTTCCAAATATAGCCGCAGCAGCCACGGTACGTGGCAAACTTTTCGAAATCCATTCTGCTGACTACTTTCTTACAACAAAATGGTTTCCATGGGCCGATATCCCCCCACTTGTGATTGGTCGACGCGCTTATGATAACTACATAATATCTCATGCGCGAAAAATTAAAGCTACCGTCATTGATGCGACGGAAACAATTCCTGCCATTCACCAGACGACAGCAAAAGGCAACCAGGAAGGTATAACACGTCCGGATGCAGATTACAACGATCACTATCTTGTCAGACTTGGTATTACTCCAAAATACGAAAGCGGATTCGTAACATGTGCAGAGTGGAAATTGTATGAGTCCCTTTGCGGTGATATAGACATTATTCATAGACAATCATTGCCAAAATATTGTGTTCAGTAG
- the LOC117324303 gene encoding uncharacterized protein LOC117324303, translating to MDKFLSVFAILTFCTIIIAIISIIAMKQNREVISICNMDDYLKIMTSYISHRGVTKIEEELSERCLQDKLNPEEVKKFRHSLSNMIQSCNSIKSDIRKTIREPILTLFTSVDPTHAEVTLRTLQNWASFMPYINLVMFTNDGQITKQSRDHGWTVFPVTHAGIDGIPVLKTMFQQVIREFSTPYYGFANGDILFTDTLLESLSVTRKYFNHDENVMLTGRRINVPHLTNKELVSYKYMEKVAKDRGELFVISSEDYFITTKHFAWHSIPDLIIGRPAYDNWIVAHARCNHIKVVDTTNTILAIHQTTDKGNKNGHAHKSANYNDALLISSRAPRDYVKGFITCPEWYSYENLCGDIEITKRLAIPLSCAC from the coding sequence ATGGATAAATTCCTATCCGTATTTGCAATTCTCACTTTTTGTACAATAATCATCGCAATTATCAGTATAATTGCAATGAAACAGAATCGAGAAGTCATCAGTATCTGTAACATGGACGACTATCTtaaaataatgacgtcatatatatcGCATAGAGGTGTTACAAAAATTGAAGAGGAACTTTCCGAAAGATGTCTACAGGATAAACTAAATCCAGAAGAGGTAAAGAAATTCCGACATTCTTTGAGTAATATGATACAGTCATGCAATAGCATTAAAAGCGATATCAGAAAAACGATTCGTGAACCAATACTGACCCTGTTTACATCCGTAGATCCTACACATGCTGAAGTCACTTTACGTACGCTACAAAACTGGGCATCATTTATGCCTTACATAAACCTTGTTATGTTTACAAATGATGGCCAAATTACGAAACAATCACGTGATCACGGATGGACAGTATTTCCGGTGACCCACGCTGGAATTGACGGAATACCAGTGCTCAAGACTATGTTTCAGCAAGTGATAAGGGAATTCAGCACCCCGTACTACGGATTTGCTAATGGCGATATACTGTTCACGGACACATTGTTAGAGAGTTTGTCAGTCACTCGAAAATATTTCAACCATGACGAGAACGTTATGCTAACTGGAAGAAGGATCAACGTTCCGCATCTGACAAATAAAGAACTGGTTTCTTATAAATATATGGAAAAGGTGGCAAAAGACAGAGGTGAATTATTCGTTATTTCATCAGAAGATTACTTCattacaacaaaacattttgcaTGGCACAGCATTCCTGATTTAATTATAGGAAGACCAGCCTACGACAACTGGATTGTTGCGCATGCGCGATGTAATCATATTAAAGTTGTTGATACGACTAACACAATTCTAGCCATTCACCAAACTACTGATAAAGGAAACAAGAATGGGCATGCGCACAAATCCGCAAACTATAACGATGCACTATTAATCTCATCACGGGCTCCGCGTGATTACGTTAAGGGGTTCATAACGTGCCCGGAATGGTACTCATATGAAAATTTGTGTGGTGATATAGAAATTACAAAACGACTGGCCATTCCCCTGTCATGTGCATGCTGA